In one uncultured Devosia sp. genomic region, the following are encoded:
- the recJ gene encoding single-stranded-DNA-specific exonuclease RecJ → MPDTPRPFLDVSRSVTGRMWTDRLDINTTRMATAISQRAGVSEILARILAARGVGLDEASAYLEPTIRNLMPDPSTLTAMDPLSERLAQAITDNEAIALFGDYDVDGACSCALMARYLRHFGIEPQVHIPDRIYEGYGPNIAAMDKLIDAGATLIITLDCGTTSFAPIAHARQRGADVLVVDHHLADHELPEANALVNPNRPDDISGLGYLCAAGVTFMTMVATNRALRNRGDTGLPDLLKLLDLVALATVCDVVPLTGLNRAFVVRGLEVARRGDNKGMAALALAARLSGPINPYHLGFLLGPRINAGGRIGNAALGTELLTVDDEHHALAIAARLDELNSERQRIEVEAVEEAAAVAELEIGGGEGPPVLVLASANWHPGVAGLIASRLKDRFERPAFAIALGPDGTGTGSGRSMPGVDLGRAVIEAVEMGLLVKGGGHAMAAGITIKQDQLGAFRSFLASKLSLDVTAARASTALPIDAALTARGATVNLVHDLEKAGPYGAGNPGPLFAFPAHRARYAQIVGKGGHVSFTLTSEDGARLKAIAFRAANTAIGDALLRDTDAAFHFAGALSIDHYQGREQVQLRLTDMAKPK, encoded by the coding sequence ATGCCCGATACCCCGCGCCCTTTCCTCGACGTCTCCCGCTCCGTCACCGGACGCATGTGGACCGATCGGCTGGATATCAACACCACGCGTATGGCGACCGCTATTTCGCAGCGGGCCGGTGTTTCGGAAATCCTGGCGCGGATTCTGGCAGCGCGTGGCGTCGGCCTCGACGAGGCATCGGCCTATCTCGAGCCGACCATCCGTAACCTCATGCCCGATCCATCCACCCTGACGGCGATGGATCCGCTGTCGGAGCGCCTGGCCCAGGCCATCACCGACAATGAAGCGATTGCGCTTTTTGGCGACTATGACGTCGATGGCGCGTGCTCCTGCGCATTGATGGCGCGCTATCTGCGCCACTTCGGCATCGAGCCGCAGGTGCATATCCCCGACCGCATCTACGAAGGCTATGGCCCCAATATCGCGGCCATGGACAAGTTGATCGATGCCGGCGCGACGCTGATCATCACGCTCGACTGCGGCACGACGAGTTTCGCCCCCATTGCCCATGCCCGGCAGCGCGGCGCCGATGTGCTGGTCGTGGACCACCATCTGGCCGACCATGAATTGCCTGAGGCCAATGCGCTGGTGAACCCCAATCGCCCCGACGACATTTCGGGCCTTGGCTATCTCTGCGCGGCCGGCGTCACCTTCATGACCATGGTGGCCACTAACCGCGCGCTGCGCAATCGCGGCGACACCGGCCTGCCGGACTTGCTGAAACTGCTCGATCTTGTGGCCCTGGCCACCGTCTGTGACGTCGTACCGTTGACCGGCCTCAACCGCGCCTTCGTGGTGCGCGGCCTCGAAGTCGCCCGCCGTGGCGACAACAAGGGCATGGCGGCTTTGGCTCTGGCGGCGCGCCTCAGCGGCCCAATCAATCCCTATCACCTCGGCTTCCTGCTCGGTCCCCGTATCAATGCCGGCGGCCGTATCGGCAATGCGGCGCTGGGCACCGAACTGCTGACCGTCGATGACGAGCACCATGCCCTCGCCATTGCTGCGCGACTGGACGAACTCAACAGCGAGCGCCAGCGCATCGAGGTGGAAGCCGTCGAGGAAGCGGCCGCTGTTGCCGAGCTGGAAATTGGCGGCGGCGAGGGTCCCCCGGTGCTGGTGCTGGCTTCGGCCAATTGGCATCCCGGCGTGGCCGGGCTCATCGCCTCGCGCCTCAAGGATCGTTTCGAGCGTCCAGCCTTCGCCATTGCACTTGGCCCGGATGGCACCGGCACCGGCTCGGGCCGCTCCATGCCCGGCGTCGATCTTGGCCGCGCCGTTATCGAAGCCGTCGAGATGGGCCTGCTGGTCAAGGGCGGCGGCCACGCCATGGCCGCCGGCATCACCATCAAGCAGGATCAACTCGGCGCCTTCCGCTCGTTTCTCGCGTCAAAGCTCTCCTTGGACGTCACCGCAGCCCGTGCGTCGACCGCCCTGCCGATCGACGCGGCACTGACCGCCCGCGGCGCCACGGTCAATCTGGTGCATGATCTGGAAAAGGCTGGGCCATACGGCGCGGGCAATCCAGGTCCGCTGTTTGCTTTCCCGGCCCATCGCGCCCGCTATGCCCAGATCGTCGGCAAGGGCGGCCACGTGAGCTTCACCCTGACGTCGGAGGACGGTGCCCGGCTCAAGGCCATCGCCTTCCGTGCCGCCAACACCGCAATCGGCGATGCCCTGCTGCGCGATACCGATGCTGCCTTCCACTTCGCCGGCGCGCTTTCGATCGATCATTATCAAGGCCGCGAACAGGTCCAGCTGCGCCTGACCGATATGGCTAAGCCCAAGTGA
- the glpX gene encoding class II fructose-bisphosphatase gives MKLSKAEGDKSPANLHRSLTLELVRVTERAAIAAAEWRGKGNEQAADEAAVAAMKSELDTVAISGRIVIGEGEAGEVDDLFIGQAVGAGQGPEVDIAVDPLEGVTLCAKNQPDSIVVLAMAERGGLLNVARNVYMHKIAVGSAYAPGTVHIDWTATENVKALARAKGVPLSEITAIVLDRPRHAGLIEELRTTGVAVKLISDGDIAGVIHAVNTEDTGVDIYLGSGGAPEGVLAAAALRCIGGQMQGKLILDTPDKRLRAREMGIEDAHRIYDVTELAAGDVLVAATGVTDGTLLDGVRLRRDAVQTSTIVMRSWSQTVRWIKAQHAR, from the coding sequence ATGAAGCTATCGAAGGCCGAGGGGGACAAGAGCCCCGCCAACCTGCATCGCAGCCTGACGCTGGAACTGGTGCGCGTCACCGAACGCGCCGCCATCGCCGCCGCCGAATGGCGCGGCAAGGGCAATGAACAGGCCGCTGACGAGGCTGCCGTCGCCGCGATGAAGTCCGAGCTCGACACCGTCGCCATCTCTGGTCGCATCGTCATCGGCGAGGGCGAGGCCGGCGAGGTGGATGATCTGTTCATCGGTCAGGCTGTCGGCGCAGGGCAGGGACCGGAAGTCGACATCGCTGTCGATCCCCTCGAAGGCGTCACCCTGTGCGCCAAGAACCAGCCCGATTCCATCGTCGTGCTCGCCATGGCTGAGCGTGGCGGCCTGCTCAACGTCGCGCGCAATGTCTATATGCACAAGATCGCCGTGGGCTCTGCCTATGCGCCGGGCACGGTCCATATCGATTGGACCGCAACCGAGAATGTGAAGGCGCTCGCCAGGGCCAAGGGCGTGCCACTGAGCGAAATCACCGCCATCGTGCTCGATCGTCCGCGCCATGCCGGCCTGATCGAGGAACTGCGCACCACCGGCGTGGCGGTAAAACTCATCAGCGACGGCGACATTGCCGGCGTCATCCATGCGGTCAACACCGAGGACACCGGCGTCGACATCTATCTCGGCTCCGGCGGCGCACCCGAGGGCGTCCTGGCGGCGGCCGCGCTGCGCTGCATCGGCGGCCAGATGCAGGGCAAGCTGATCCTCGACACCCCCGACAAGCGCCTGCGCGCCCGCGAAATGGGGATCGAGGATGCCCATCGCATCTATGACGTGACCGAACTGGCCGCCGGCGATGTCCTCGTCGCAGCCACCGGCGTCACCGACGGCACGCTGCTAGACGGCGTCCGTCTGCGCCGCGATGCAGTCCAGACCAGCACAATCGTCATGCGCAGCTGGAGCCAGACCGTCCGCTGGATCAAGGCACAGCACGCGCGGTAG
- a CDS encoding homoserine dehydrogenase, which yields MQDFGDGETQAPLRVGVAGLGNVGATLVRILQKDGAELTKKLGRQLVVTAVAARSRSRDRGIDISGLEWFDDPVALAKSDGIDLFVELIGGEDGPAFAAVKAALEIGRPVVTANKALLAKHGVTLAKLAEETGAQLGFEAAVAGGIPVIKTLREGLGSARIAKVFGIMNGTCNYILTRMGNEDISFGDCLKDAQALGYAEADPTFDVEGFDTAHKLSILATLCFGYEIAPDQIRVEGISRITQHDIKVAAELGFKIKLLGIAQRTDEGIEQRVHPTFVPKGSAIAGVDGVMNAVALETDHVHELLLAGPGAGGPPTASSVLSDILDIARGTRVPPLGVPSEELLPYKQAPMRAHDGGYYIRLNAKDVPGALAAITTRMGERGISIDSVIQRSDLNAKATSPDGAPTRTVVLITQQTLESGVRESLAQIAADGFIVGEPQLIRIENL from the coding sequence ATGCAGGATTTCGGCGACGGCGAAACCCAGGCGCCGCTGCGCGTAGGCGTAGCAGGGCTGGGCAATGTCGGCGCGACGCTGGTGCGTATCCTCCAGAAGGACGGCGCCGAACTCACCAAGAAACTCGGTCGCCAATTGGTGGTGACGGCCGTTGCCGCGCGCTCGCGTTCCCGCGACCGCGGCATTGATATTTCTGGCCTCGAATGGTTCGACGATCCGGTCGCCTTGGCCAAGTCCGACGGCATCGACCTTTTCGTCGAACTGATCGGCGGCGAGGACGGTCCGGCTTTTGCGGCAGTAAAGGCCGCGCTCGAAATCGGTCGCCCGGTCGTGACGGCCAACAAGGCGCTGCTCGCCAAGCATGGCGTGACCCTGGCCAAGCTTGCCGAGGAAACTGGGGCGCAACTCGGCTTCGAAGCGGCGGTGGCCGGTGGCATTCCCGTCATCAAGACCCTGCGCGAGGGCCTCGGCTCGGCCCGCATCGCCAAGGTCTTCGGCATCATGAACGGCACCTGCAACTATATCCTCACCCGCATGGGTAATGAGGACATCAGTTTCGGCGATTGCCTCAAGGATGCGCAGGCGCTCGGCTATGCCGAGGCCGATCCGACCTTCGACGTGGAGGGCTTCGACACCGCCCACAAGCTGTCGATCCTCGCGACGCTCTGCTTCGGCTACGAGATCGCCCCCGACCAGATCCGGGTTGAAGGCATTTCCCGCATCACCCAGCACGACATAAAGGTTGCTGCCGAACTCGGCTTCAAGATCAAGCTGCTCGGCATTGCCCAGCGCACCGACGAAGGCATCGAGCAGCGCGTGCATCCGACCTTTGTGCCGAAGGGCTCGGCCATTGCCGGCGTCGATGGCGTGATGAATGCTGTGGCGCTCGAAACCGACCATGTGCATGAACTGCTGCTGGCCGGTCCCGGCGCCGGTGGCCCGCCGACGGCTAGCTCGGTCCTCTCCGACATTCTCGACATCGCCCGCGGCACCCGTGTGCCGCCGCTCGGCGTGCCCTCCGAGGAATTGCTGCCCTACAAGCAGGCGCCGATGCGCGCCCATGACGGCGGCTATTACATTCGCCTCAATGCCAAGGACGTGCCGGGCGCATTGGCAGCCATCACCACCCGAATGGGTGAGCGGGGGATTTCGATCGATAGTGTCATCCAGCGGTCGGATTTGAACGCTAAGGCGACGTCGCCGGATGGTGCGCCCACGCGCACGGTCGTGTTGATCACCCAACAGACTTTGGAATCAGGCGTGCGTGAATCGCTTGCGCAGATCGCTGCCGACGGGTTTATCGTTGGCGAACCGCAATTGATCCGGATCGAAAACCTCTGA